The genomic interval AAGGATGCCCAGGCGCGTGGCGACTGCGCGGTTCTGGCCGAACGGCGGCGCCGCTGTCTCCGGCTGGAGATCGACGGTGACGTCGAGGGCGGACTGGACACGATCGCGACGCTGATGAGCGCGGTGTTGTCGTAACCGGTGCGAGGGTGGCCGGGCGGCCTTCGGTAGTTGCACCGGGAGAATGCATGCCGTGCTGTGCGCGCGGTAGAATCCCCATCCGTGGTCGATGCGGAACCGCTTGAATGGAGCCCACGACCCTAGAACCCCGACCAACGGGGTGGCCGCTTGCCGAGGAAGGCGGCGATCCCCTCGCGAAAGTCGGCGCTTCCGTAGCAACTGACGATGAGATCCCTTCCGAGGGACGATTCAATCCGACGGTGTTCCTGAATCCGCCTGATCATCTCCTTGCTGGCCCGAATGGTGAGCGGTGCGTTGGCGGCGATGGTGTCAACGTAATCGGCGACGGCCGCATCGAGCACGCTGGGGGCGACGACCCGGTTCACGAGGCCGACCGCTTTCGCTTCGGCCGCGTCGAGCAGGCGGCCTGTGAAGAGGAGGTCCTTCGTGCGGGCCGGGCCAATAAGGTCGAGCAGCCGCGCGTGGTTCGCACCCGACAGGCAGTTGCCGAGCGTGCGTGCAATCGGAATGCCGAAACGCGTCCGATCGGTGGCCACGCGGAGGTCGCAGGCAATCGCCAACGCGAGTCCACCACCTGTTGCCGCACCGTCGACCGCCGCCACGGTCGGCTTCGCAAGGCGCTCAAGGCGATCGACCACGCTGTCGATCCTCCGCTCGTACGCAATGCCGTCCTCACCTCCTTCTTCGCCGCTCCGGAATGCCTCGAACTGCCCGATGTCGGTTCCCGCGACGAAGGCCTTTCCGCCCGCACCCCGCAGGACGACGATTCGGACGGCGTCATCCTGTTCGGCCCGGTCGCACGATGCGACCAGCGCGTCGTACATCTCCCAGGTCATTGCGTTACGCGCTTCGGGACGGTTGAACGTGATGATGGCGCTCGGGCCGTTCTTTTCGTAGAGGACTTGGGGCGTAGACACGAATCAGGCCTCCGCGGCCGCACCGGTGAAGCGCGGCCAGACTAAGAGAAACATGGGGCAGGCGCCTCTGGACGGTCTCCGCGTTCTCGACGTGACACAGGTCATGGCGGGGCCGTACTGCGCAATGCTACTGTGCGACATGGGCGCCGACGTAATCAAGGTCGAGCCGCCCGCAGGAGATTCGTCGCGCCGCATGGCAGGCGCGCAAGGGAGCGACAGCGCCGCGTTCAACGCGGTGAATCGTGGGAAGCGGGGGATCGTCGTCAACCTGAAGACCGACGCGGGCCGTGATGTCGTGGAGCGTCTCGCCACCGAGGTCGACATCCTCATAGAAAACTACCGTCCCGGAGTGATGGCAAGGCTGGGCCTCGATTACGCCACGCTGTCCGCGGACAACCCGCGGCTCATCTACGCATCAATCTCCGGTTACGGCCAGACCGGGCCATCGGCGGGGAAGGGTGGATTCGATCTGGTGGCACAGGGCGTTTCCGGCCTGATGTCGGTTACCGGAGAGCCGGATCGGCCGCCGGCCAAAGTGGGCGTTCCGCTGACCGATCTGGGCGCCGGGCTCTTCGCGGTCTGCGGTATCCTCGCGGCACTCCATCATCGTGAGGGGACCGGCATCGGACAGCAGGTCGATACGGCGCTGGTCGACGCTGGCGTCGCACTCTCCGTCTGGGAGGCCACGGAACTCTTCTCGACCGGTAATGTTCCCGGCCCGCTTGGTTCCGCGCATCGGATGAGCGCGCCGTACCAGGCGATCCGGTGCGCCGACGGCTACATCACGCTAGGCGCGGCGAACGACCGGATCTTCGCACGTCTTGCCCGCCTGCTCGGGCACCCGGAGTGGCTCGGCGACGAGCGGTTCAGCGTCGACGGGGTTCGCGTTGCCAATCGCGAGGCGCTCGCGGCTGAGATCGAAGCGGTGACCGCCGATCGTCCACGCGCGTACTGGCTGGAGCGGCTCGAAGCGAACGACATTCCGTGCGGCCCGATCAACACCTACCGTGACGTGCTGAACGATCCGCAGGTACGGGCGCGCGAGATGGTCGTCGCGACCGAACATCCGACGCTGGGCACGATCCGTACCCTTGGTACGCCGATCAAGCTCGGCGCTACGCCGCTTCAGCCGGGGAGGCCGGCTCCTCTTCTGGGTCAGCACACCGATGAAGTGCTTGCCGAAGCAGGCTACGGGGAGGAGGCCATTGCGGCGCTGCGCGCCTGCCGCGCGGTGGCGTAGTCGCTTCAGACGAGCGTCCCGGCACCGTGGATCGAACGGGCCTGCTCCGGGAACGACTCAGGCCGCTTCCACTCTGTCGGCAATGGCGTCGGCCACATCGGCGGTGGAAGCGGTCCCGCCCAAATCCCGTGTAAGCACCGTCCCTTCGGCTATCTGCGCTTCGATCGCGGTAACGATGGCACTGGCCGCGGCCGTCTGCCGCAGGTGATCGAGCATCATCGCGGCCGTCCAGATCTGGCCAATCGGGTTGGCGATTCCTTTGCCGGCAATGTCCGGCGCCGAGCCGTGAACGGGTTCGAACATCGAGGGAGAGGTCCGTTCCGGATTGAGGTTGGCGCCCGGCGCGAGGCCAATCGAGCCGGCCACGGCCGGGCCGATATCGGAGAGGATGTCCCCGAAGAGGTTGCTGGCGACAATCACGTCGAACCAGTCGGGATGTTGCACCAGATGCGCCGAGAGGATGTCGATGTGAAACTGATCGGTCGTGACGTCCGGATAGTCGGCCGCGATGGCCGCGAACCGTTCGTCCCAGTACGGCATGCTGTGGATGATGCCGTTCGATTTCGTCGCGGACGTCAGATGGCGTTTTTCGCGCGACCGGGCCAACTTGAACGCATAACGGATGATGCGATCGACGCCCCGCCGGGTGAAGACCGCCTGCTGGACCGCCAGTTCGTCGTCGGTTCCCGCATAGAGTCGGCCGCCGATCTCCGAGTACTCCCCTTCATTGTTCTCGCGAACGACGATGAAGTCGATCTCCTCCGGCTGCCGGTTGGCAA from Acidobacteriota bacterium carries:
- a CDS encoding CoA transferase translates to MGQAPLDGLRVLDVTQVMAGPYCAMLLCDMGADVIKVEPPAGDSSRRMAGAQGSDSAAFNAVNRGKRGIVVNLKTDAGRDVVERLATEVDILIENYRPGVMARLGLDYATLSADNPRLIYASISGYGQTGPSAGKGGFDLVAQGVSGLMSVTGEPDRPPAKVGVPLTDLGAGLFAVCGILAALHHREGTGIGQQVDTALVDAGVALSVWEATELFSTGNVPGPLGSAHRMSAPYQAIRCADGYITLGAANDRIFARLARLLGHPEWLGDERFSVDGVRVANREALAAEIEAVTADRPRAYWLERLEANDIPCGPINTYRDVLNDPQVRAREMVVATEHPTLGTIRTLGTPIKLGATPLQPGRPAPLLGQHTDEVLAEAGYGEEAIAALRACRAVA
- a CDS encoding tartrate dehydrogenase yields the protein MASYSIAVIPGDGIGQEVVPASIRVVEAAGRRFRFRCNWTTFNWGCERYADTGQMMPADGLDRLRPHDAIFLGAVGWPGVPDHVSLWGLLIPIRRTFTQYVNLRPVRLLPGVRSPLANRQPEEIDFIVVRENNEGEYSEIGGRLYAGTDDELAVQQAVFTRRGVDRIIRYAFKLARSREKRHLTSATKSNGIIHSMPYWDERFAAIAADYPDVTTDQFHIDILSAHLVQHPDWFDVIVASNLFGDILSDIGPAVAGSIGLAPGANLNPERTSPSMFEPVHGSAPDIAGKGIANPIGQIWTAAMMLDHLRQTAAASAIVTAIEAQIAEGTVLTRDLGGTASTADVADAIADRVEAA